Genomic DNA from Coregonus clupeaformis isolate EN_2021a chromosome 9, ASM2061545v1, whole genome shotgun sequence:
CTTTTCCGCATGCGCTCTACTTCCTCTGATTTCATGTCTCCATATTTCTGTAAGCAAATTAAAAAGGCTAAATCAATGACAAGCCTGACATTGAGACATGGGGTCAGTTCTAGCAACTCTGACCGTTACAGTACCTCATAGGCTTCTTTGATGAGATCACTGATGTCCACCTTGGAGAGGGATGATGCTTTGTCGTTGTTCCCTACTGAGTTTTGCTGCACTGTTTGTGGTAGAGGACTGTCCTTATTGGTCACATTATCGAAAAACCTGCCAGGGCAAACAGAGCAGCAGTTAAGTAACATGAATAAGATGGGCATTCCTGTAGAATTAACTCATTGTTTTGGAGATTATGTTGCTTCACAATCCATCATAAACCTAATACGGTACTTTGAAATAACCAATTAAGTTGACCTTCAGACCTCGCCCACTCTGTGTTGACACTCACTTGTTGAGGATGGTGACTGCCTCAGCGTCGTCATGGGAGCTGATCAGGCCCTCCATGTTGTAGTCGAGCACAGCCAGGCCCAGCTGAAGGATGGCTTTGATGCCGTCGTAGAAGAAGCAGTCGACCACGTTGACAGCGCTCTCTATGGGCAGGACACTGATAAACAGGGTGAGGAACCAGGACAGGGACACGGAGGAGAAGAAGGTCAGGTCTGTCATGTGCTCCGTCAGCTGGGTGAGGTGCATTCGGATCAGCTCCTCAAACACTGCCTGGTCCACCAGGGCACCTGAGGAAATACAAGATGTTTGTAAACAGGATTTATAGCAGTTATGTGAGAAAGTGTAAGCCAGGTATTCAGtatcaaacacacatacagtacatatatttaATGTGATGCAACACTAAAAATTATATTGTTATTCAGCTGTGTCTCTCACCGATGATCCTGCGGTTAAAGTAGTCAGGCAGCATCCTCTCACAGACGGCCACTAGCAGCCAGAAAGCCTCCTCCTCTTTAGCATAGAGCAACAGGACCGACGTCAGGATGTTCATGGCCTTCAGAAGAGAAAAGGAGGATAGATGTAAAGATGCCTAATTTATTAGCTTTTTGAAAGAAAGAAAGCAGGGAAGTGTTATAGGGGTTTCTAGCTTAGCACCTGGCAATAGCCGATTTTGGGGTTCCTGTAGGCATATGCAGTGAGGACTCTGCGCAGGGCAGAGATGCCTGTGTCGCTCTGAAAGGCAGGGTGCTCTGGTAGAGAGCGGTGcaggtctctctctatctcatcaGTGGCAAGGGTGCTGGTCCCCAGAGACTGATCCACTAGCTCACTGTAATACCCCGGGTTAGTGGCCATGTCATTCACTGCACCTAGAGTACCAAGGCAAAACACCACACACCATATTTAAACAAAACACATACAGCTACCTATAGCAAAACATTAAAGACACCACACTTTTACACATCAGTGAAGGAGACATACGAGCCATATAACAGTGAAAGAGCCATATCAAACAGAACCTGAGAAGAGCATCCAGAGCTCTCCTCTTAAGGCCTCAGGGACGCCACGCACAATCAGGTCTCGGGTCTTTTTGGTACAGAACATACTGGTGCCACGGCCATACTCTGAGAAGTGGATGTTCCATGACTGCTCCTTCATCTTCTCCTTTAGCTGTCAGGCACAGAGATGAAACAGCGTAATAAGAAATGAGCTGTCAAGGCTGAGACATCTAGACAGTACAGGGAGAGCACCTTTAAAAAAACTCCACCATATGTATCATGCTCTGCTCATTCTCACACTGGGGAAAAGAAACAGCGCTCCTAGATAAACCAAAAATTGTATATTTCTTCATATTAGGAGAGAAGGTCATGTTTTAGAGTACAATCCCACCATTTTGGGATCAAGATTTTCAGCGTCCTGGGGGTGGAACACAGTCATGAGGGCCTCATTGCTGACAGCCTTGCTGCTGTCCTTCTGTCCCACCATCAGAGCCACCTCCTCTGGGTTGTCCTCAAAGTGATTGATGAGGTTTTGGCACTCCCCTCTGATGACCTGCAAGGCACAGTGAACCCGCAGTTTGTTTTCAATGGCAGCAATTATAGCGTGGCAGATATCTTTCATTTGGTCCAGTTGGTGTCACACTGACAAATGTCTAACTAACTAAAATGCCTAAACAAAACCATATGTTCACACAAGGTAATTTGTTTATTGGGCAAAAATGCTCACGTTAAATCCATCTATGATCATCATGGAGCATCACTTGGGTGTCCCAGCCAATCGTCATAATACTTTAGCTGCTCTAACTGCAACGTGCAGTGAAtatattcagtagcctatatcCCCTGTACAGCCCCGGTCTCCCCTAATCTGCATAGGATGCGCTCATAAATGTGCTGCTACTCACAACATGTTTGAGAGAAACCAAGTTCAAATGCTCATAGTCAAACAACCAATAATACTGCTTCTTTTCCTGTGTTTGGTCCAAATTGCGCTCACACCTGCAGCGAAACACACCACAGTACGAATGGAAACGGACCAAGATCACCCTTTTTGAGAGAACCACGGTGCGTTGTTTGGTGCGCTCCCGAGTGCAGATAGAGTGTTCACACCAATTCAAATGAACTGAACTAAGGGGGTGAACGCACCAGAGTGAGGAAAAACCGCTTAAACCAATTTGATGTGAAAGCTCCCTTAGACACATTTGGAGGGTTGCAGGCGGACTGGAATTGTGCCCTTGGAGCAGAGACCTAGCAGTAAGAAGCAGGAAGAGGATCACATGTTCAAAACAGGAAGTTAGTCACCTCAGGTGATGCAGAGTGCTGAGGACTGGCAGTCATCCCACACCTCCTGCGGATTGCATTGCCGAGACGCTCAAAGTCCCGAACTTCAGAGAACCTCAGAGCCGTCTTACcccgcacacacacagtcaaagctCTGCTGCTACGATCTGGCTTCTCCACACCAATCACCTGCAAGGATAGGTGTTTGGGTCAACAACATTGAGCAAAACCACTGAGCCACAGAGGCTATTAAATTAGTTTAGTGTCAAGGTAGTGTGCTGTGTCTTGCCTCTCTCATGGGGATGATGACGTGGCACTGGCTGCCATCCTGGCTAGCGAAACACAGGTagctctcagacagacagatcttCCCAAGCGTGTTGAAGTGGCTGAATGGAACCCACAGGAAGCTCTCATAAACCTCCAGCAGGTTCTCCTCTTTAGGCAGCCTGAAGAAGGCCCGGAATTGCTCGTTCCTAGCATTAGTTTCCAAGCCTCTGAAGGAGAGCAAAAAAAGAAAAGTAGTGAAAAAAGAAGGACAGCTTGAGAGCATGGAGGTAGTAAACAAAATAATTAATATCATCTCCATTCACTATGGTGTCCTGAAGTAACTGTCAAATATTAGTAAAAAATAACAGTGACAGGCAGTATACCTCTTGGTGATCTGTAGTGGGTCTGAGAGGGAGGGCTCTTCCTGGAAGGTCTCCTTATCAAATAGGCGTTTGATGGAGTAGTCAGCAAGTTGCTCCATGATCAGAAAGGTCTCATTGAGGTGCAGGAACATAGAGAAGTAGTGGTTCTCCCCATTGGCCAACACATGAATGCTCTCCGTCAGAATGACATTGGACGTTTTCTCCAGCCTCCAGATCTCATTCCATGAGACTACCAGCTTCACTGAAGAGGAAACAGATTATCTTTAATGAGTAACTCGCTGCCATTCTGTCATGGAATTATAATAATATTGTACCCAAATACAATGTATAAAATGACAAGTAAATGGATGAAGCCTGCCAGTTTCTGCATTTAAGTGACAATCAACAGTGAGGGGTTGTTCAGGTTTCGGTCTCTGTTTCGTCTCACCCTCGGAGCCCAGCAGGTAGGAGTAGAAGGAGAGGAAGTTGGTGCTGAGGTAGAGCCAGCCCTGGCAGGGCACACGGCCCCTCCAGTAGCTGCAGGAGTAGTAGGTGACCAGCTTCTCCTTCTGAGGGAGGTCAAACCATTTCTCAAACCTCAGCAGTGCTTCACGGAACTTCTCAGGGTCGTCCTCCTGCACGCCTGACACCTTCCCTTCCTCAGCAATCAGCCCCtttatagagagaagaggaggacaaCATCTCTCTCATGGCCGCTGAAGGAAACAAATATAATTAGCAGTCTAAACAAGTCAGCATGCCATCTCCATTCTGTAACATTTATGTCAAGGCATATAAATTAGCATCATATAGTTTCTTAAATTCAAATTTTTATTACAAACCTACTATCCTTTGCTTAGCTTTCAATAAacagcagaggtgtggactcgagtcatgtgacttggactcgagtcagactcgagtcatgaatttgatgacttcagactcgactcgacaaaatgtacaaagacttgcaactcgacttggactttaacatcaatgactcgtgacttgacttggacttgcgccttatgactcgagaagacttgctacgaggacttgtaatgacttgcaaaggcttgctaagaggacttgaaatgactcgaaactaaaatgtaggactttggactcgacttgagacttgatggctttgacttttgactcgacttgggacttgcctcatctttgactcgacttgactcgggactcgagggcaaagacttgagacttacttgtgacttgcataacaatgactttgtcccacctctgatAAACAGTCAAAGGTTTCCATATCAGAAACAGTAATCAATTAAACACCATAATCACCACCAAATGTTTTCAAAGAGTAAGCACTTGCTACTTATCATCAGTAGGCTTCACTACATGAATAAATGATTAAGTCTTTAGGAGGCCTCCATCTCCCTGTGAGAGTGGCAGTGATCAATAATAGTAGTGTCTGTGTAAACCATGTGTTTAATTATCTGTAGTGATTACTTACTCTGATCTTGCCCTGC
This window encodes:
- the LOC121573736 gene encoding TBC1 domain family member 8B isoform X2, producing MWLKPEEILLKNAFKLWVTEKSNDYFVLQRRRGYGEGGGGLTGLLVGTLDTMLDSTSKVAPFRILHQTLDSQVYWSIACGGTKEEINQHWEWLEKNIMRTLSVFDSSDDITSFVQGKIRGLIAEEGKVSGVQEDDPEKFREALLRFEKWFDLPQKEKLVTYYSCSYWRGRVPCQGWLYLSTNFLSFYSYLLGSEVKLVVSWNEIWRLEKTSNVILTESIHVLANGENHYFSMFLHLNETFLIMEQLADYSIKRLFDKETFQEEPSLSDPLQITKRGLETNARNEQFRAFFRLPKEENLLEVYESFLWVPFSHFNTLGKICLSESYLCFASQDGSQCHVIIPMREVIGVEKPDRSSRALTVCVRGKTALRFSEVRDFERLGNAIRRRCGMTASPQHSASPEVIRGECQNLINHFEDNPEEVALMVGQKDSSKAVSNEALMTVFHPQDAENLDPKMLKEKMKEQSWNIHFSEYGRGTSMFCTKKTRDLIVRGVPEALRGELWMLFSGAVNDMATNPGYYSELVDQSLGTSTLATDEIERDLHRSLPEHPAFQSDTGISALRRVLTAYAYRNPKIGYCQAMNILTSVLLLYAKEEEAFWLLVAVCERMLPDYFNRRIIGALVDQAVFEELIRMHLTQLTEHMTDLTFFSSVSLSWFLTLFISVLPIESAVNVVDCFFYDGIKAILQLGLAVLDYNMEGLISSHDDAEAVTILNKFFDNVTNKDSPLPQTVQQNSVGNNDKASSLSKVDISDLIKEAYEKYGDMKSEEVERMRKRNKLYVIQTLEDTTKQNVLRVVSQEVKFSASQLDDLYALFKRQHFLSCYWTMNSPVLLHHDPSLAYLEQYQLGFHQFRLLFSLLEPWSLCSGNDALFLWAFRLLDENQDGLVNFKEFCCALDILYSGTFTSKLKFLFKLHQPPVSDLPEDGVIRKSPERGRGKVDLQAYLKQWQDEILKKEESIKDLPRINQAQFIQFSKSLYNLFHGDPEEESLYRAVARVTSLLLRMEEVGRRLQEPTSPQKSTTSPTQAAPEGTLPDGEACSTHESCSDTPSTTITLEAGSIPQEVEWSFAFEQILASLLNEPVLVRFFERPVDIQARLDHAKCAQLKAKTNK
- the LOC121573736 gene encoding TBC1 domain family member 8B isoform X1, with the protein product MWLKPEEILLKNAFKLWVTEKSNDYFVLQRRRGYGEGGGGLTGLLVGTLDTMLDSTSKVAPFRILHQTLDSQVYWSIACGGTKEEINQHWEWLEKNIMRTLSVFDSSDDITSFVQGKIRGLIAEEGKVSGVQEDDPEKFREALLRFEKWFDLPQKEKLVTYYSCSYWRGRVPCQGWLYLSTNFLSFYSYLLGSEVKLVVSWNEIWRLEKTSNVILTESIHVLANGENHYFSMFLHLNETFLIMEQLADYSIKRLFDKETFQEEPSLSDPLQITKRGLETNARNEQFRAFFRLPKEENLLEVYESFLWVPFSHFNTLGKICLSESYLCFASQDGSQCHVIIPMREVIGVEKPDRSSRALTVCVRGKTALRFSEVRDFERLGNAIRRRCGMTASPQHSASPEVIRGECQNLINHFEDNPEEVALMVGQKDSSKAVSNEALMTVFHPQDAENLDPKMLKEKMKEQSWNIHFSEYGRGTSMFCTKKTRDLIVRGVPEALRGELWMLFSGAVNDMATNPGYYSELVDQSLGTSTLATDEIERDLHRSLPEHPAFQSDTGISALRRVLTAYAYRNPKIGYCQAMNILTSVLLLYAKEEEAFWLLVAVCERMLPDYFNRRIIGALVDQAVFEELIRMHLTQLTEHMTDLTFFSSVSLSWFLTLFISVLPIESAVNVVDCFFYDGIKAILQLGLAVLDYNMEGLISSHDDAEAVTILNKFFDNVTNKDSPLPQTVQQNSVGNNDKASSLSKVDISDLIKEAYEKYGDMKSEEVERMRKRNKLYVIQTLEDTTKQNVLRVVSQEVKFSASQLDDLYALFKRQHFLSCYWTMNSPVLLHHDPSLAYLEQYQLGFHQFRLLFSLLEPWSLCSGNDALFLWAFRLLDENQDGLVNFKEFCCALDILYSGTFTSKLKFLFKLHQPPAFTGSPFHSKGQRLPHFIPMTDDLSHLSRLTVSDLPEDGVIRKSPERGRGKVDLQAYLKQWQDEILKKEESIKDLPRINQAQFIQFSKSLYNLFHGDPEEESLYRAVARVTSLLLRMEEVGRRLQEPTSPQKSTTSPTQAAPEGTLPDGEACSTHESCSDTPSTTITLEAGSIPQEVEWSFAFEQILASLLNEPVLVRFFERPVDIQARLDHAKCAQLKAKTNK